One Streptomyces hundungensis DNA segment encodes these proteins:
- a CDS encoding DUF2637 domain-containing protein: MNRAPKTLLVLALVVVVGMAFRVSWNALRDVARAIGADHTAAMLYPFVVDGLMALALVATLVLTADARRFALRVLGTYTAASLVLNYVHGLVPALHGQSVDWGRLADWNPANWALVLLATSLPVGSIYFGSDLVAKVLHHHPTPTVNGDETAESMRNRSMADQGESGPEPRIVNAVPIPRPVQVGFLKPTVALKPVPAIAPIPVGSVSTVAADSTRPRRATGRVPDVARSARPKRTPAELLAEARSASADWPDAHLTAERLRKAVHTSAEKARGLRDVLLAERAA; this comes from the coding sequence ATGAACCGGGCCCCCAAGACGCTGTTGGTACTCGCGCTCGTGGTCGTGGTCGGGATGGCGTTCCGGGTGTCGTGGAACGCGTTGCGGGATGTGGCCCGTGCGATCGGTGCGGACCACACGGCCGCGATGCTCTACCCGTTCGTGGTCGACGGTCTGATGGCGCTGGCGCTGGTCGCCACGCTCGTGCTGACCGCCGACGCCCGGCGGTTCGCGCTGCGGGTGCTCGGCACCTACACCGCCGCTTCTCTGGTCCTCAACTACGTGCACGGTCTGGTCCCCGCGCTGCACGGGCAGTCGGTCGACTGGGGGCGGTTGGCCGACTGGAACCCGGCGAACTGGGCGCTCGTGCTGCTCGCGACGTCGCTTCCGGTCGGGTCGATCTACTTCGGGTCCGACCTGGTCGCCAAGGTTCTCCACCACCACCCCACCCCGACCGTAAATGGGGATGAAACGGCCGAAAGTATGAGGAATCGGTCGATGGCTGACCAGGGCGAATCCGGCCCGGAGCCTCGCATCGTGAACGCCGTGCCGATCCCGCGTCCAGTGCAGGTCGGGTTCCTGAAGCCGACTGTCGCGCTCAAGCCGGTACCTGCGATCGCGCCCATTCCGGTCGGCTCCGTCTCAACGGTGGCGGCCGACTCGACCAGGCCCCGCCGGGCGACTGGTCGCGTCCCCGACGTCGCGCGGTCTGCCCGACCCAAGCGCACCCCGGCCGAACTCCTCGCCGAGGCCCGGTCGGCGTCCGCCGACTGGCCCGACGCGCATCTGACGGCCGAGCGGCTCCGTAAGGCGGTTCACACGTCGGCGGAGAAGGCGCGCGGTTTGCGGGACGTGTTGCTCGCTGAGCGGGCCGCGTGA
- a CDS encoding DUF6303 family protein has protein sequence MAVLPAQMSNSGGRWHLYVPLLNVPVSLWPAHEWPPAAPVPTLAERERVLDALGYSIPAQDEWSWTEDSDIPGNPATRVRLIATVTVRPVAGGTR, from the coding sequence ATGGCCGTGCTTCCTGCCCAGATGTCGAACAGTGGCGGCCGGTGGCACCTGTACGTGCCGCTGCTGAACGTTCCGGTCTCGCTGTGGCCCGCACACGAGTGGCCCCCGGCCGCTCCGGTCCCCACGCTCGCTGAGCGGGAGCGGGTGCTGGACGCGCTCGGCTACAGCATCCCGGCCCAGGACGAATGGTCCTGGACCGAGGACAGCGACATCCCGGGGAACCCCGCGACGCGGGTCCGCCTCATCGCCACCGTCACCGTCCGCCCTGTCGCCGGGGGCACGCGATGA
- a CDS encoding DUF6284 family protein, with product MKNIAALQTAVTAVLPDIEPTSAELDAIEAEMPLILAEVELLDAQIITLDRTPNELDARRTRRARRKVLAARRALANHTGTPEVA from the coding sequence ATGAAGAACATCGCTGCACTTCAGACGGCCGTTACCGCCGTGCTGCCGGACATCGAGCCGACGTCGGCCGAGCTGGACGCCATCGAGGCCGAGATGCCGCTGATCCTGGCGGAAGTCGAGTTGCTGGACGCGCAGATCATCACGCTGGACCGCACGCCGAACGAGCTGGACGCCCGCCGTACCCGGCGGGCCCGGCGCAAGGTGCTGGCAGCCCGCCGGGCGCTGGCCAACCACACCGGTACGCCGGAGGTGGCGTGA
- a CDS encoding winged helix-turn-helix domain-containing protein, whose protein sequence is MTFTPEPLDPDDDRPPYEQVASSLSAAIRTRKLGPGDKIPSQKELTEAYGFARATIQRALRELEDEGLIVSRKGSGVYVRNRTERPAGLRPYVEQAFASENVSIDFAGFSSETLHGALQEPIDKIRIGRLTPSTINIRILVPDMSVPQAAPVRREDGSDDPRLRARMHNMMVSFTRSIANTMHELSVLGLVSEAKVSVRVHSGTQFFKLYVINQEDAFFGYYPIRPNKVVTQGEAIEIYDLVGADATLFHYSLNEGESSSGAQQVSQARMWFDSVWETIGRDFDPDGK, encoded by the coding sequence ATGACGTTCACGCCTGAACCCCTGGACCCGGACGACGACCGACCGCCGTATGAGCAGGTGGCGAGCAGTCTGAGCGCCGCCATCCGGACCCGGAAGCTGGGCCCCGGCGACAAGATCCCGTCGCAGAAAGAACTGACGGAGGCGTACGGATTCGCGCGCGCCACGATCCAACGCGCTCTCCGTGAGCTGGAGGATGAGGGGCTGATCGTCTCCCGCAAGGGGAGCGGGGTGTACGTACGGAACCGCACCGAACGGCCGGCGGGCCTGCGGCCGTACGTGGAACAGGCCTTCGCTAGCGAGAACGTGTCGATCGACTTCGCGGGGTTCTCCAGCGAGACACTGCACGGGGCGCTTCAGGAGCCGATCGACAAGATTCGGATCGGGCGCCTGACTCCGTCGACCATCAACATCCGCATCCTGGTGCCCGACATGTCAGTGCCCCAGGCCGCCCCAGTCCGGCGCGAGGACGGCAGCGACGACCCGCGACTTCGGGCCCGTATGCACAACATGATGGTCAGCTTCACCCGAAGCATCGCCAACACGATGCATGAACTCAGCGTGCTCGGACTGGTCAGCGAAGCGAAGGTCAGCGTGCGCGTCCACAGCGGCACGCAGTTCTTCAAGCTCTACGTGATCAATCAGGAAGACGCGTTCTTCGGGTACTACCCGATCCGGCCGAACAAGGTCGTGACGCAGGGCGAAGCCATAGAGATCTACGACCTGGTGGGAGCGGACGCCACGCTGTTCCACTACTCGCTGAACGAGGGCGAGTCGTCCAGCGGAGCCCAGCAGGTGAGCCAGGCGCGCATGTGGTTCGACAGCGTGTGGGAGACCATCGGAAGGGACTTCGACCCGGATGGGAAGTAG
- a CDS encoding HAD family hydrolase, with product MGSSTLAEVLGATRAVLFDFDGPICDVFAGSPAPDVARHLAETLAEFDAALGSKAHGTDDPMEILRLAPQGGESALRAIEDELTKAEVTAVRLAGPPIAGAVAALEGARASGRKVAIVSNNSADCVRAFLLLHGLSQLVDTVVGRAPYQPDAMKPDPHSLLVAASELDTPPYDCTLIGDSVTDVEAAKATGGRSVGFANKPGKGRALADAGADTVVTTMGDVAEGLRL from the coding sequence ATGGGAAGTAGCACCCTGGCGGAAGTACTCGGAGCCACACGAGCAGTGCTGTTCGACTTTGATGGGCCTATCTGCGACGTGTTCGCGGGCAGCCCGGCGCCAGACGTTGCGCGTCATCTCGCAGAGACTTTGGCGGAGTTTGACGCGGCACTGGGCAGCAAGGCTCACGGCACCGACGACCCGATGGAAATCCTCCGTCTTGCCCCGCAGGGCGGGGAATCTGCGCTGCGTGCGATCGAGGACGAGTTGACCAAAGCTGAGGTGACGGCCGTGCGGTTGGCGGGGCCGCCTATCGCCGGGGCTGTGGCTGCACTCGAAGGGGCCCGTGCCTCGGGCCGGAAGGTCGCCATTGTCAGCAATAACTCGGCGGACTGCGTCCGGGCGTTCCTGCTGTTGCACGGGCTCAGCCAGCTCGTGGACACGGTCGTTGGTCGTGCCCCCTACCAGCCGGACGCAATGAAGCCTGACCCTCACTCACTACTGGTGGCGGCCAGTGAACTAGACACGCCTCCGTACGACTGCACGCTTATCGGTGACTCGGTGACGGACGTGGAAGCCGCAAAGGCCACTGGCGGCCGCTCCGTCGGGTTCGCTAACAAACCCGGCAAGGGCCGGGCCCTCGCTGACGCGGGCGCCGATACGGTCGTCACGACTATGGGTGATGTGGCGGAAGGGCTCCGTCTCTGA
- a CDS encoding cysteine desulfurase, which yields MTTHTTGRRHGTTGIDVERVREDFPILGRTLDSGARLIYLDSGATTQRPLQVLDAERDFSLHHNAAVHRGAHQLSVEATEAYEGARARIAAFVGAAADEIVFTKNTTEGINLVAYGLGHAGRVGPGDTIVVTEMEHHANLVPWQQLAERTGATLTWFGLTDDGRLDLDRLEELVDESTKVVALTHQSNVLGTLNPVRTIADRAHAVGALVVVDGAQSVPHRPVDVGELGADFLAFSGHKMLGPSGVGVLWGRAALLAELPPFLTGGSMIEVVEMTHSTFLPPPQRFEAGVPMTSQAVGLAAAVDYLEALGMREVAAHEQALTALALDLLDEIPGVRIIGPGNVADRGSAVSFVVDGIHPHDVGQILDDRGIAVRTGHHCARPLTRRYAVPATTRASFYLYNTETEAHALAEGVRAAQKYFA from the coding sequence ATGACCACGCACACGACGGGGCGGCGCCACGGCACGACGGGCATCGATGTGGAGCGGGTGCGCGAGGACTTCCCGATCCTCGGCCGGACGCTCGACAGCGGGGCGCGCCTGATCTATCTGGACTCGGGCGCCACCACGCAGCGGCCGCTCCAAGTCCTGGACGCGGAGCGGGACTTCTCCCTGCACCACAACGCGGCCGTGCACCGCGGCGCCCACCAGTTGTCGGTCGAGGCGACCGAGGCGTACGAGGGCGCGCGTGCCAGGATCGCCGCCTTCGTCGGCGCGGCGGCCGACGAGATCGTCTTCACCAAGAACACCACCGAGGGCATCAACCTGGTGGCGTACGGGCTCGGCCACGCGGGCCGTGTCGGGCCGGGCGACACGATCGTGGTGACCGAGATGGAGCACCACGCGAACCTGGTGCCCTGGCAGCAGCTCGCCGAACGGACCGGCGCCACCCTCACCTGGTTCGGCCTGACCGACGACGGCCGGCTCGACCTGGACCGCCTGGAGGAGCTGGTCGACGAGTCGACGAAGGTCGTGGCCCTGACCCACCAGTCGAACGTCCTGGGCACCCTCAACCCCGTCCGCACGATCGCGGACCGGGCGCACGCGGTGGGCGCCCTCGTGGTGGTGGACGGCGCCCAGTCGGTGCCTCATCGCCCGGTGGACGTGGGCGAGTTGGGCGCGGACTTCCTGGCCTTCTCGGGCCACAAGATGCTGGGCCCGAGCGGCGTCGGAGTCCTGTGGGGACGGGCCGCGCTCCTCGCGGAACTGCCCCCGTTCCTGACGGGCGGCTCGATGATCGAGGTGGTGGAGATGACGCACTCCACGTTCCTGCCGCCGCCCCAGCGCTTCGAGGCGGGTGTCCCGATGACCTCCCAGGCGGTGGGCCTCGCGGCGGCGGTGGACTATCTGGAGGCGCTGGGCATGCGGGAGGTCGCAGCCCACGAGCAGGCCCTGACCGCCCTGGCCCTGGACCTCCTGGACGAGATCCCGGGGGTACGGATCATCGGCCCCGGGAACGTCGCGGACCGGGGCTCGGCGGTGTCGTTCGTGGTGGACGGCATCCACCCCCACGACGTGGGCCAGATCCTGGACGACCGAGGCATAGCCGTCCGCACCGGCCACCACTGCGCCCGCCCCCTGACCCGCCGCTACGCGGTACCGGCCACGACAAGGGCGAGCTTCTACCTCTACAACACGGAGACGGAGGCCCACGCCCTGGCCGAGGGGGTGCGGGCGGCCCAGAAGTACTTCGCGTGA
- a CDS encoding CGNR zinc finger domain-containing protein, which translates to MRGVDHDAPHYLHQLPVPGEERFLSLALVNTRFALSHGQVDLLEDTDAARLWLVRHELLPDRTVLSGRQAGRLRALREALRELFAARAQGAVPAPSALEALNAALAAAPPTPRLVWTGREPHRADEPDTANPVGAALCALAEDGADLLTGDDADRLAPCGAPGCTRWFLRSHAARRWCTTKCGNRVRAARHYASRKTSS; encoded by the coding sequence ATGAGAGGCGTGGATCATGACGCCCCCCACTACCTCCACCAGCTGCCGGTCCCCGGCGAGGAACGCTTTCTCTCCCTCGCCCTGGTCAACACCCGGTTCGCGCTCAGCCACGGCCAGGTCGACCTCCTTGAGGACACGGACGCCGCGCGGCTCTGGCTCGTACGGCATGAACTGCTCCCGGACCGTACGGTTCTGAGTGGGCGTCAGGCGGGGCGGCTGCGGGCGCTGCGTGAGGCGCTGCGAGAGCTGTTCGCCGCGCGGGCACAGGGCGCCGTGCCCGCGCCGTCCGCGCTTGAGGCGCTGAACGCCGCCCTGGCCGCCGCGCCCCCCACACCCCGCCTCGTGTGGACCGGGCGGGAGCCGCACCGCGCCGACGAACCCGACACCGCGAACCCCGTCGGGGCCGCCCTGTGCGCCCTCGCCGAGGACGGGGCCGACCTGCTCACCGGCGACGACGCCGACCGGCTCGCGCCCTGCGGCGCGCCGGGCTGCACCCGCTGGTTCCTGCGCTCCCACGCCGCCCGCCGCTGGTGCACCACCAAGTGCGGCAACCGGGTGCGGGCCGCCCGCCACTACGCCTCCCGCAAGACCTCCAGCTGA
- a CDS encoding 5-carboxymethyl-2-hydroxymuconate Delta-isomerase, giving the protein MPFVTVEYSERLAATFDRRAFAREVHEVAPAPINASTEAFKTRFRRIEESYFGADEDDLDAVFIQVAILSGRTPEAVEKLAGTVLEIARKHVSGVEGRRLHIMVEAREMERDFYRAHKE; this is encoded by the coding sequence ATGCCGTTCGTCACCGTCGAATACTCCGAGCGACTCGCCGCCACCTTCGACCGGCGGGCCTTCGCCCGTGAGGTCCACGAGGTCGCGCCCGCCCCGATCAACGCCTCCACCGAGGCCTTCAAGACCCGGTTCCGGCGCATCGAGGAGTCGTACTTCGGCGCTGACGAGGACGACCTCGACGCCGTCTTCATCCAGGTCGCCATCCTCTCCGGGCGTACCCCGGAGGCGGTCGAGAAGCTCGCCGGGACGGTCCTGGAGATCGCCCGCAAGCATGTGAGCGGGGTCGAGGGGCGGCGCCTGCACATCATGGTCGAGGCGCGCGAGATGGAGCGGGACTTCTACCGCGCGCACAAGGAGTAG
- a CDS encoding TolB family protein, translated as MTLRNKILVLVAALAVLAAAAAASVLHAADREDQKNRPRSDGPRVTAGTVSLRPGSGPRIVFRSMAWGPHRDELATVAAGDPAGPRTASGVKCLRFYAAAGTGVCLQAERGTMTDSYRAVILDDRLEERAHYALPGIPTRARVSPDGRWAAWTVFVGGDSYAGTNFSTRTAVLDTRTGQLTASLEEFTAYLNGVEHHSADTNFWGVTFADDDRHFYATMATGGHTYLVRGDLAARTVTSLHPNVECPSLSPDGTRVVYKKRVTGLPADAPWRLYALDLATMAETALAEPRSVDDQVVWQDDHTVAYALAGDYGTDLYTVPADGTGKPSRLLTAGLAPAYLP; from the coding sequence GTGACGCTCCGCAACAAGATCCTGGTCCTCGTGGCGGCCTTGGCGGTCCTGGCCGCGGCCGCCGCCGCGTCCGTGCTGCACGCCGCGGACCGCGAGGACCAGAAGAACCGACCGCGCTCCGACGGCCCCCGCGTGACGGCGGGAACCGTGTCGCTGCGGCCCGGCTCCGGGCCCAGGATCGTGTTCCGCAGCATGGCGTGGGGCCCGCACCGCGACGAGCTGGCCACGGTCGCGGCCGGCGACCCGGCGGGGCCGCGCACCGCCTCGGGCGTGAAGTGCCTGCGCTTCTACGCGGCGGCCGGCACCGGCGTCTGCCTCCAGGCCGAGCGCGGCACGATGACCGACTCGTACCGCGCGGTGATCCTCGACGACCGGCTCGAGGAGCGGGCCCACTACGCGCTCCCCGGCATCCCGACCCGGGCCAGGGTCTCGCCGGACGGACGTTGGGCGGCCTGGACGGTGTTCGTGGGCGGTGACTCGTACGCGGGCACCAACTTCTCCACCCGCACGGCCGTGCTCGACACCCGGACCGGCCAACTCACCGCATCCCTCGAGGAGTTCACGGCGTATCTGAACGGCGTCGAGCACCACAGCGCCGACACCAACTTCTGGGGCGTCACCTTCGCCGACGACGACCGGCACTTCTACGCGACGATGGCGACGGGCGGCCACACCTATCTGGTACGGGGTGATCTCGCGGCGCGCACGGTGACCTCCCTGCACCCCAACGTCGAGTGCCCCTCGCTCTCCCCCGACGGCACCCGCGTCGTCTACAAGAAGCGGGTGACGGGTCTGCCCGCCGACGCGCCCTGGCGGCTGTACGCCCTCGATCTGGCGACGATGGCGGAGACCGCGCTCGCGGAGCCGCGCAGCGTCGACGACCAGGTGGTCTGGCAGGACGACCACACCGTGGCCTACGCCCTGGCCGGCGACTACGGCACCGACCTGTACACGGTCCCGGCCGACGGCACGGGAAAGCCCAGCCGCCTGCTGACGGCGGGGCTCGCCCCGGCCTACCTGCCCTGA
- a CDS encoding MFS transporter — protein sequence MYVADSRGTPAAPADAARPGAGRRSAIAPTVFALGTVSLITDVSSEMVTAVLPLYLVTGLGLSPLGFGLLDGVYNGFSALVRLVGGHLADRGGRHKTVAVLGYGLSALCKPLLLVASSLPLIGAVLAADRTGKGLRTAPRDALISLASDPRSRGRAFGVHRAMDTAGALLGPLTAFLILRQAADGYDAVFTVSFCVAAVGVLVLLLFVPSRTPATALPQDAPRASLKAALALLRIRPIRQLTLAALLLGLATVSDSFVYLLLQHRLGVPDRWFALLPLGTAAAFLLLAVPLGRLADRLGRRRVFLGGHMALLLAYVLLLTGWQSPALPFLTLALHGGFYAATDGVLMAAAAGHVPVELRSSGLALIQTGQALARFFCSIAFGAAWTAWGDRTALGTATAVLAGCAVGAFLLRPSAPETKARSEKSTRPEKSTRPDMKARP from the coding sequence GTGTACGTAGCGGACAGTCGCGGCACCCCCGCCGCTCCCGCGGACGCCGCCCGGCCCGGTGCCGGGCGGCGCTCGGCCATCGCCCCCACCGTGTTCGCGCTGGGCACCGTCAGCCTCATCACGGACGTCTCCTCGGAGATGGTCACCGCCGTCCTGCCGCTGTACCTGGTGACGGGCCTCGGCCTGTCCCCGCTCGGCTTCGGTCTGCTCGACGGCGTGTACAACGGCTTCAGCGCGCTCGTCCGCCTCGTCGGCGGCCATCTCGCCGACCGGGGCGGCCGCCACAAAACGGTCGCCGTGCTCGGCTACGGCCTCTCCGCACTGTGCAAACCCCTTCTGTTGGTGGCGAGTTCGCTTCCGCTGATCGGCGCCGTGCTCGCCGCCGACCGCACCGGCAAGGGGCTGCGCACCGCCCCGCGCGACGCCCTGATCTCCCTCGCCTCCGATCCCCGGTCACGCGGGCGGGCCTTCGGCGTGCACCGGGCGATGGACACGGCGGGCGCACTGCTCGGCCCGCTCACCGCCTTCCTGATCCTGCGTCAGGCGGCGGACGGTTACGACGCGGTGTTCACGGTCAGCTTCTGCGTGGCCGCCGTCGGCGTCCTGGTCCTGCTCCTGTTCGTCCCCTCCCGGACCCCCGCGACCGCGCTCCCCCAGGACGCTCCGCGCGCCTCCCTCAAGGCGGCCCTGGCTCTTCTGCGCATCCGGCCGATACGTCAACTGACGCTCGCTGCATTGCTGTTGGGGCTCGCCACGGTCAGCGACTCCTTCGTCTACCTCCTGCTCCAGCACCGGCTCGGCGTCCCCGACCGCTGGTTCGCACTGCTCCCCCTCGGCACGGCCGCCGCCTTCCTGCTGCTCGCCGTACCCCTGGGCCGGCTCGCCGACCGGCTGGGGCGCCGGCGCGTCTTCCTCGGCGGGCACATGGCCCTGCTGCTGGCGTACGTGTTGCTCCTGACCGGCTGGCAGAGCCCGGCCCTGCCCTTCCTCACGCTGGCCCTGCACGGCGGGTTCTACGCGGCGACCGACGGCGTCCTGATGGCGGCGGCCGCCGGTCACGTCCCGGTCGAACTCCGCTCCTCCGGGCTCGCGTTGATCCAGACCGGCCAGGCGCTCGCCCGGTTCTTCTGCTCGATCGCGTTCGGCGCGGCCTGGACCGCGTGGGGCGACCGCACGGCCCTCGGCACGGCGACGGCCGTCCTCGCCGGATGCGCGGTGGGCGCGTTCCTGCTCCGTCCCTCGGCCCCCGAGACGAAGGCCCGATCCGAGAAGTCGACCCGACCCGAGAAGTCGACCCGACCCGACATGAAGGCCCGACCGTGA
- a CDS encoding alkaline phosphatase family protein translates to MFGEPRPRRTRTALLSALGLAAASAGLWAGLGQASAAQATTTVPTPDHVVVVVFENHAYNQVIGSSSAPYINSLKSGGASLPASYAETHPSQPNYYALFSGSTQGVTDDSCVTPGFSSAPNLASELIAAGKTWASYNETLPSQGSTTCTSGKYAQKHNPWFGFSNVPTSSAYTFAQFPSDYSKLPQVSFVTPNLCSDMHDCSVSTGDTWLKNNLGAYATWAKTHNSLLVVTFDEDNRLSGNKIPTVLYGQQVTPGSSSPATYNHYNLLRTLEDMYGTAHAGQAANSSDITGIWAN, encoded by the coding sequence GTGTTCGGCGAGCCCAGACCGCGCCGCACCCGCACCGCCCTGCTGTCCGCCCTAGGCCTCGCGGCCGCGTCCGCGGGCCTGTGGGCCGGCCTCGGCCAGGCGTCCGCCGCCCAGGCCACCACGACCGTGCCCACCCCCGACCACGTCGTGGTCGTGGTCTTCGAGAACCACGCCTACAACCAGGTCATCGGCAGTTCCAGCGCCCCGTACATCAACTCGCTGAAGTCGGGCGGCGCCAGCCTCCCGGCCTCGTACGCCGAGACCCACCCCAGCCAGCCGAACTACTACGCGCTGTTCTCCGGCTCGACGCAGGGCGTCACCGACGACAGCTGTGTGACCCCCGGCTTCTCCTCCGCGCCCAACCTCGCCTCCGAGCTGATCGCGGCGGGCAAGACGTGGGCGAGCTACAACGAGACGCTGCCCAGCCAGGGCTCCACCACCTGCACCAGCGGCAAGTACGCGCAGAAGCACAACCCGTGGTTCGGCTTCTCGAACGTGCCCACCTCGTCGGCGTACACCTTCGCCCAGTTCCCCAGCGACTACAGCAAGCTGCCGCAGGTCTCGTTCGTCACGCCGAACCTGTGCAGCGACATGCACGACTGCTCGGTGTCCACCGGCGACACCTGGCTGAAGAACAACCTGGGCGCGTACGCGACCTGGGCCAAGACCCACAACAGCCTGCTCGTCGTCACCTTCGACGAGGACAACAGGCTCTCCGGCAACAAGATCCCCACCGTCCTGTACGGCCAGCAGGTGACGCCGGGCTCCTCGTCCCCGGCGACGTACAACCACTACAACCTGCTGCGCACCCTCGAGGACATGTACGGCACCGCGCACGCCGGGCAGGCCGCCAACTCCAGCGACATCACGGGGATCTGGGCCAACTGA
- a CDS encoding acyltransferase family protein, producing the protein MTSATHPPGPGSPRTLDRSPFFDNAKFLLIVLVALGHSWEQVITPQTPVLRAMHNLVYGFHMPAFILLCGYFSRSFTGRPDQIRRLLTGVLLPYLIFETIYSFVYHWCRGSDLEITPVAPTYLCWFLLALFVWRLTTPIWNALRYAVPISLVISLAAGTTRITGDMAMPRVLMFLPFFVLGLRLRPEHFARLRTRTARCAAVPVFAGAFALACRLSPDPNDDWLSSDADNTLLHVSLGQYLLLRVALFAVSVLLVASFLALVPGSRTWITALGAVTLYPYLLHGIVLRVAEYYGAFRVLRQAGLPGTLVLSAAAVAVVVLLSTPPVRAALRPLVEPRLPRWLVPPVEVAAPAPVPAAAEREKSLAR; encoded by the coding sequence ATGACCAGCGCCACCCACCCTCCCGGTCCCGGCAGCCCCCGAACCCTTGATCGCAGCCCGTTCTTCGACAACGCCAAGTTCCTGCTGATCGTCCTGGTGGCGCTCGGCCACAGCTGGGAGCAGGTGATCACGCCGCAGACGCCGGTTCTCAGAGCCATGCACAACCTGGTCTACGGCTTCCACATGCCGGCCTTCATCCTGCTCTGCGGCTACTTCTCCCGCAGCTTCACCGGCCGGCCCGACCAGATCCGCCGGCTGCTCACCGGGGTGCTGCTGCCGTACCTGATCTTCGAGACCATCTACAGTTTCGTGTACCACTGGTGCCGCGGCTCGGACCTGGAGATCACCCCGGTCGCGCCCACCTATCTGTGCTGGTTCCTGCTCGCCCTGTTCGTGTGGCGGCTCACCACCCCGATCTGGAACGCGCTGCGCTACGCGGTGCCCATCTCGCTCGTCATCTCCCTGGCCGCGGGCACGACCCGGATCACCGGCGACATGGCGATGCCCCGGGTCCTGATGTTCCTGCCGTTCTTCGTCCTGGGCCTGCGGCTGCGTCCCGAGCACTTCGCCAGACTGCGCACCCGCACGGCCCGCTGCGCGGCCGTACCCGTCTTCGCCGGCGCCTTCGCGCTCGCCTGCCGGCTCTCCCCGGACCCGAACGACGACTGGCTCTCCAGCGATGCCGACAACACGCTCCTGCACGTCTCGCTCGGGCAGTACCTGCTGCTCAGGGTGGCGCTGTTCGCCGTGTCCGTGCTGCTTGTGGCGTCGTTCCTGGCGCTGGTGCCGGGCAGCAGGACCTGGATCACCGCCCTGGGCGCGGTCACCCTCTACCCGTATCTGCTGCACGGGATCGTGCTCCGCGTCGCCGAGTACTACGGCGCCTTCCGGGTGCTACGGCAGGCGGGGCTGCCGGGAACGCTGGTGCTCAGCGCCGCCGCGGTCGCGGTGGTCGTGCTGCTCTCGACGCCACCGGTGCGGGCGGCGCTGCGGCCCCTGGTGGAGCCGCGCCTTCCCCGGTGGCTGGTCCCTCCGGTGGAGGTGGCCGCGCCCGCGCCCGTACCGGCCGCCGCCGAGCGCGAGAAGTCGCTCGCGCGCTGA